ACTGCTCGCGCTGACGCTGCGGACCTCCGCCGGGTTCCTGAACCTCGCCGGGAGCGGGGGCGGCGACGCCGCCGCCACGGCAGCGACCGCCGGCAGCGCGACGGCCTCGCCGCTGATGACTCGTCTGGCGACCTACGTCGACGCCGTCGGCTTCCTCGTGTTGCTGTTCGCGGCGGTGCTGGGCGGGCTCGTGTTGGTCCGACGCCACCGCTCGCCGCAGGCTTCGCACACGCTCGTCGTGGCCATCGGCGCGATGCTCTTTTTCTCGCTGGGCCTGCCGCTGTTCGGGATCCGCACCTTCCTCCCCGGCCGGTGGTTCGCGTTCGCCTACGTGCTGATGGCCGTCGTCGGCGCCGCCGGCCTGCGTTACCTCGGGACGCAGTTCTCGGCCCGCGCGGCGGCCGCCGCCCTGGTCGTGCTCCTGCTGGTCTTCCCGTTCGCGATGGTCGCCGGCGAGAAGGCGACGCTCGACGACCCGACCTTCGACGAGCAGTGGTCCCAGTACGCCTACTCCGAGTCGGAGATCGCCGCCATGGGGACCATCGGCGAGACGACGCCCGCCAGCGTCGACGCGGTCTTCACCGACCACCCCTGGCGGACCGCGTTCAAGAGCAGCGGCGCGCACTTCAGCGACACGATCAACCTCACCCGCGTCGACGGGACCGACCCACCCTACGACAGGGTGGTGTACCGCGACTACCAGTCGACGGGCGCACCGATGTTCACCGCCGCCGGCGGCGCCGTGGTGACCCGTCAGGTCGACCACGACCAGATCTGCCCCGCCGGGAGCAACCGGGTCTACGAGAACCAGGACGCGGAGCTGTGTACCCGACCGGGGGCCTGACACCATGAGCTACGAGTCATCACCACGTCTCGGCGGGTTCGCCGACCTCGCGCTGGTCGTCGTCCTCGTCGCCGTCTTCGACGCCGTCGTCGCGCTGTCGATCGATATCGCCGCCCTGCGCGTCGCGCTGGGGCTCCCCGTCGTCCTGCTGGCGCCGGGGTACGCGGTCGTCACCGCGCTGTACCCCCGCGGCGAGGGCCGGACAGATCCCCAGCGCCCGCGGGCGACCGCCTCGCCCGCGGGCGACACGTCCGTCGACGCGATCAGTCCCTTCGTCCGCGCCGGTCTGACGGTCGCCGCGAGCGTCGCCGTCGTCGCGACCGTCGCGCTGGCCGTCAACGCGGGCCCGTGGGCCATCCGACCGCTTCCGACCCTCGCGGCGCTCACCGTCGCGACGCTGGCCGCCGTCGCCGCCGCGGCCTCCCGGCGGAGTCGGGTTCCCGCGCACCTGCGCTACGCCCCGTCGACGGGGCTGGGGTCGGCCGCTCGGGTCTTCCGCCCGCGCCTCTCGGCTACCTTTGTGCTCGCGCTCCTGCTGGTCGCCAGCGCCGTCGGCGCGACGGCCGTCCTCGCGACGACCGACACGAACGCCGCCGGCACCGACGAGCAGTTCACCGAGTTCGCCGCGCTGACCCAGAACGCAACCGGCGAGTACGTCACCGCCAACTACACCGGCGCCGTCGCCGCCGACCGCCCGATCTACGTCGAGGTCATCAACGGCGAGGGCGAACGCACCGACTACACCGTCGTCCTCGTCCGCGAGACGGTCGACCGCGAGAACAACGTGACCGTCGTCCGCTCGGCCACCGAGCGGGTCCGCGAGGACCTCTCACTGCGCGACGGCGGGATCCGCTACCTGGAGTTCGACCCCGAACCGACCGCCGGCGACGCGCCGAATCGCCTGCGCGCGTACCTCTACCGCGGCGACGCGCCCGACGTGCCCTCCCGCGCGTCGGCCTACCGCTCGCTGCAGGTCTGGTACACCGACGACCCGATCGCCGAAGCGACCGCCGCCGCCAACGCCACCGCGGCGGGTAACGCCACCGCCGGCAACGCGACCGCTGGCAACGCAACCGCCGCACTCGCCGCCGGCGGCTGACCCGCCGTTCGCCCCAGTCACACACCCGCCCTCGGACCCCGCTGACTGGTTCCGTTCTGTTTCCGACGACCGATCCCGTTCCTCAGTCCCCGGCGGCTTCGGCCGGGTCGACCACCTCGCCCGTCGCCGGCGAGACGCCCACCTGGTCGCACAGGTCCGCGAGCGGGCAGGCCTCGGGGTCGTCGAGACACGCCGGCTTGCGGGCCGAGCAGTACTCGCGGCCGAACTGGATCGTCGCGGTATGGCCGAAGCCGCACTTCTCGTCGGAGACCGCGGCCTCCAGCGCCTCGCGGACGCCCTCGTGGTCGGCGCCGGCGGGCGCGAGCCC
The window above is part of the Halosimplex rubrum genome. Proteins encoded here:
- a CDS encoding DUF1616 domain-containing protein, whose translation is MSYESSPRLGGFADLALVVVLVAVFDAVVALSIDIAALRVALGLPVVLLAPGYAVVTALYPRGEGRTDPQRPRATASPAGDTSVDAISPFVRAGLTVAASVAVVATVALAVNAGPWAIRPLPTLAALTVATLAAVAAAASRRSRVPAHLRYAPSTGLGSAARVFRPRLSATFVLALLLVASAVGATAVLATTDTNAAGTDEQFTEFAALTQNATGEYVTANYTGAVAADRPIYVEVINGEGERTDYTVVLVRETVDRENNVTVVRSATERVREDLSLRDGGIRYLEFDPEPTAGDAPNRLRAYLYRGDAPDVPSRASAYRSLQVWYTDDPIAEATAAANATAAGNATAGNATAGNATAALAAGG